A segment of the Lycium ferocissimum isolate CSIRO_LF1 chromosome 5, AGI_CSIRO_Lferr_CH_V1, whole genome shotgun sequence genome:
acacacacaagaAGAAACAAAGCAAAATACGGCGTGACAGAAGTAAAGTTGTTGACAGGTTGAATTAAAACCTAGGAATCTGCCTAACCCTTTTTtcacaattcttttttctttattctcCGCGTTAATTTATATGTACTcacattattttaaaaaattccctTTTTTCCTTTGAGAATGTTTTCCAACTGCACCATGATCCTTTTTCATAATTTCAGCTTAAAAGATTCACAAGTAAATGATGTTCTCTACTTTGTCTTATATTACGTATATTCCTTGTCCacaaaaaatagagaaaaagaaaaagtctaTGCAGATATTGTGGCTTTACACCAATTTTTTCCTGGCAAAGGTGCTTTTTGCATTTTTGCCACCCTTATTGAGATAGCTTTTAACAAACTAGATAAAAGAACACATATATCCACGTACCTTTTTTGTTCTCTCATTTAAGCCTTTAGAGTCAATTCTATTCATAAGGGAAAATAAAATTGCCAATAACGATAATGGAACAtcaaaaatgattattttcaaGGGGAAAATAcagatttaaaaaatgaatcTAAGAGAATTTGTTTAACCACTCAACCAAATGATTTTATCAGTGTTGGATGTTACTTTTGTTACTGCTACAGTTTTTCTTAAATAATTAGATGAGGAGTCTAGTATTTGATTTActaaaatatttagttttttaGTTGTAATAAGAGTCTAATATTTTAGTGGTAATATGATTCTATTGCTTTGTTTATGGGAACCTTCTTGCAGCTTGCATCCTTTAAAAAAATCCTAACAAGATGTCACCGCAAATTCTATTTTTTGCTTTCCCAGGAGCAAAATTTAGAATTCCTAAAATTTCGATAAAAAACTAGATTACCAAGGAAATGTGGTGGATAGATGAGCTTAATTAATGCGGTGCAAATCTAAATGGGTCAGTAAGTGtcaaatatatttttccatCAATAATAGATGGTTAAGAGAAAaagttttgagaaaaaaaaaaatattgcgaACGCTAAGAACTCGGGAAAGTTGTGACTTTACGTGTGCCAATTTTTGAGAGCAATTATAGGGTATTACTTTATGACCGTTGCATGACCGTTGCTTGCATGATTTATTTCTCTAGGCTGATACAAGCATGTTAGGCGGAATAATTAAGTCCATTTCAACCacacataaaaaagaaaattagtttaTTGTTATTTTGCATCATAAAATGGTCGAAGTTATATCTTATATGTGCTCTTTAAATTTAACGAAGGTTGTTTTTTTCCATATAATAAGTTCATCTCTAGATCTAGATTAGTAAGAGTTTGATTCCATATTTTTGAAGTTAACAAAAGTTATAATTACCTAATTATTCGGCATCAAACTCGAATACAAAAGAATAGAGATCTATGTTAAGTTTGTTTcaagtaaaaaatgaatattgaTCTAACTCATCCAATTTAGCTTATGAGGTGAGATTTGTGCAGACCATATAAGAAGATCAAAATTTCACATTCCACCTGCTAATCTGCTATCTATGGAAACTCAACAACCACACTCTCCAAACTGGACATCTAGAGTGTGGAAATATAAGATGAAGGCCTAAAATGGGGTAAACCAAGCTTTGataccaaataaataaatagactTTAAACTAAATTAAACTTAATATCAAAAGTTAGCTCATGAGGTGAAAATTGGGTAAGACCATATATATAAGGAGATCAAAGTTCTACGTCCCACGTGATGTGGGAACTCAATTTATAGTAGCAAACTCAATTCAGACTTGGCTGAATGGAGAAATTCTGGTGGGGAGTGTTTCTTGTTTAAATGAGGCTTTACGCGATAcaaatttgaattaattgtttcagcaaatttcaaaaactagatgcttatatatgtttttaaaCGAACTTGGTTCGATCATCAAAGCAACTTCTCCTTTATGTTCATATTGTAGTTTTGGTGCTATACGCTATATAGAATATACTGACACGCAAGTTTTAATATAGCATCTTTTTTTCAATATACCTTGCTAAAGACAAGTCAAATGTAATCTGATTAAGATTCGCATTTTTACCGGTCAACGATTAAATATCTTTGAAAGAAAATGGTGTGTTCAGCCCTACATATGTTAGATAAAAGTCATCATTTGTCCTAATAAAATTcgtataaaatgaaatgaatattcataaaataaaaatccttTAAAATAATTCTATGGAGTACTGAAAGATATTATGAGATATGAGTAAAAGTTGAGCGTAACATTTCATCAAATATCAAGAAGGTATTAGGCATATATCATTCAGAGATTTCTTGCCTTGGTTCGGCAGACAAATAAAAATCCCAACAAACACTAATTCAGATACCATATCACAAATACAATAATTGATCTGCTTAGTTTTAATTATGGTGTCCCATTATACTTTCGAAGATGGTCTTCATTCACATCACTTAGGAATTATTCAAGGTCCTACAAgaagggagaaagaaaagaaaaaaaaaatgtgaattatgCTGGTATTTGGACATGTGTCCTTCAAGTAATTGTCAAGTACCAAGTCCTATTCCTACCATATAGAATAAAGTGAGCTATACAATTAAAATTAGACATTTTCGGCAAAATAGTACTCACAACCATGTTTAAAGCAGCCCAAGCAATAATAACGATAGCCATCATACTTTAAAAGTACTAAATAAGTGCTTAACATTGGTTTCTAAAACCATTTGACcgtaatatattttaaaaaggttACACTTGAAAGGGGTTAATATAATAGCGAATTATATTTTGGTCTAGTGACTGATTTCAATTGGTCCATCGAATTATATTAATCACATTCGGTTAGATGAAATTGTACGACTCCCGCCATTCTAGTTTATCTAATAACAAATTTTTTAGTTCGTTCCCAAACAtatcttcaaatttaaaaataatttcatttaaGTTTTTCAtgtaagttttaaaaataaagttctataatcacataaatattatatcataattaaatcataaattctATTACTAATTTCGTGTTTAATCAAATTATGAAATATAAATTGACAGCGAGAAAGTATTGTTAGTGAAATATAAAAAAGGAAGATATTCCAATTAGCAACCGACTCGAAAAATAGAAatggaaataaaaataattaatgggAACAATATGACGCGTGGGCCATGAAGAATTGAACAATCAAAATTGAAGAGAAGGTTCGTTAGTTTGCAATTCGCATCACAGTCGCGTATGTTGACATTAGACTAACGTACGTACTACGAGTGGAcacaaattggagaaaaaaataaaaggtgcTCATCAAATtgtaatatatattttgttagttgaaatcaaattattattataatatgatAAAACATCTAAACTGCAAGATCTCACACGGTTTCATCAATTATCACACCCTCCAAAATGTTCTTTTCGCCGACATTCCACCAAAATTACTTACTTTTTCCATGCCTTTTCGAAAAACAATCAAACTTTTTTTATGAccacttttcttatttttaaatattcatTTTGAGCAGCAGCAAAATGATCGAAAAGCTCTTGAAATGTAGGggttcatgtatatatatatatatatttatagtacATATTAGAAGATTTAGCTAGTGATATGTaaataatagtataaatataatCTTATAGCTTTACTATAAGAGTTCTTCAAATTTCGAAAAAGGTGTTAGAGAAAGATGTCTATAACGTTTAAGCGTCGAACTGTTGAATCAACATTTAGAACTTACACACACTAATTACATAAATTTCTTTTGCATCTATTACACAACTAAAAAGAGCAAATTTTTAATGGAAATCTTCTGACGGATGTCTCGCTAGAAATTCACCACAATTCCTTAATGACGGGCTAATTTCCAACGAAACGTCCTGCTAAATTCAGTGAGCAAATGATGTAATTTCCTAAAAACTCGATAATGTAGGgaaataacaacaaaaaattgcaacagcaacaacaacaacatacccaggaTGATTCCACAAATGAGATTTGGGGAGGGTGGGTTGCACGCATATGTTACCCCTACTTTGGGTGAGGTAGAGAGGCAATCAAAAATTAAAACGTAAGAACAAAAATAACGATTTGAATTAGCTAGAAGGGTAGTCAAAGTAATTTTATGTCATAATTTGTCACCTTTCAAGTAAGTTCGGAGCCTAAATGGCACTAAAATGCCCAAATAAACCAAATGGGGTTGTCCTTTCCACAATATACCAacaggggtataacgtggatggGGCAACGttataccccaaaaaaaaatttcaccgtgtcagacaaaaaaaaaaaattacaagtaaAACGTTGGCTACAAAAATCAATTCTTGTAACACGTTGGCTGGCCAACGTCTTACAACAATTGATTTTTGTAAAAAGTTGGCTGGCCAACGTCTTACAagaattgattttgtttggccAGCCAACGTTTACAAAAACAACAATTTTTGTAAAACGTTAGCCAGATTTAAATGATATCCGGctgtttttttatataaaaaaaaaaaaaaaatcagtgattttttattttttaactcaaacatacgccacaagtcatataataattaactcaaacaaATATTCTAACTCAtacattaattaaaaatgtgtgATATATgtgaacataaaaaaaaatactaaaatataagttaaataaacgtcacacattaTCTGAATAGTAAATGTTAAATTAAATATGTTATTAAACAGCACAAGACATATTATATATTCTTGGAAGATTACATAAAGAAATAACGATCGTACAACTTAAGAAAAAACCTAAAAACCAACAAGCAATAACAACTACTGATTTAAATAAGGCCGATTCTTGTTATGACCTGTTTGCTTGCACGTACTACACTTCCTAGCCATGCGAGTTGGAGCTATATCCATTTTATTCCTCCTTCTAGTTGTACTCTGCGCTCCTGAAGTTCGCTCGTATTCAGTGTTTGCAATTAAACTGAAGGGAGAAGGTGGCCAATATATCTCATCACCCAACGGTAAAAAATTTTCACTGTACGTTTGCTTGTAATACCTGCAACTGTAGTACTTGCTAACATAGGTCTTTGGCTGAATTCCACGGATATCACAAAATTTAATGGCATGTGAACATGGCATATGGTAGTTTCTCCACTTCCCACACGAACACTTTTTCCTTTCGGCAGAGACTTTATGGATATTTCCGCCCTTACCTTCATGTGCAAATGTCAGAATCTCAAAGACCCTTTCAGCTGCATTGTATTGCTGCATGTCAGTATGCTTTCAGGACCTCTCCCAgtattcatcaaacttcttttgAACAGCGAGCGGCCAAAACTTTTTATCCGCAATCAACAAATCAGCAAGGGTGCTTCTCtcaacaagatttttaaacGTATAACGGACCATGGCAGTAACGGGAAATCCACGAGCTTTCTTCAATAGACCGTTGTAAGACTCGGAGACATTCATTGTCATAGCCCCCACCTATGACCATTGTTCTTATTCAGTGTCCATTTCTCCTTCGGAATATTATTTAACCATAGATGCGCTGGAGGTGACAATCTTTTGATTTGTTCCATCCTCATTTATACTTCTTCTTCTGGTGCTCTGTAGCCGCTAACCAGATTAGCTGCTCAAGGTCACTGATGAGGAACGTTTTATTAAAGTTGCTTTTCAAATGCCGAACACAAAACCTATGGTGTGTGGATGATAGTTGTAACCAATCATGTGTTTGGACACATTGCAAGATGCCCTGATGACGGTCAGAAATAAGTCCAATTCCTTGTCTCCCACAAACAACATGTCTCCACAACAACACAAGGAACCACGTCCAAGACTCAAAGCTCTCGCGTGCAACAATAGCATatgcaagtggaaaaatattATTGTTCGCATCAATTCCAACAAAGAATTAACAGTTTCATCTCATACTTACCGTACAAATGAGTGTCGTCTATTGAGATGACCGGCCTGCAACTTTTGAATCCATTGATGCTTGGTTTATAAGCCCAGAAAACAAATTTGAAGATGTGTTCGCCTTGCATTGTAGTTGACTGGTGCTCCCACTCAACAACGGTCCCCGGATTGAAATATTGTAGGGCAGCCATGTATCGGGGCAATGTCTTGAAAGAGCTTTCAAAATCTCCAAATACCATTTCAATAGCTTTCTTACGCCCCTTTTGTGCTTTTCTATAACTAGGAGCAAACGTTTACaacccttttattttttcttgagcCGACTTAATACTGATGTATGGATCGACCATAATATATGGTATCAACGTAGTAGCAACCAGGTGACTGTTCAAATTGGAATGATCCTTCCTGTAATCATCCGTGAGACAGCTGTGTTGGAGAACCATTTTTCCTGCCTTCCATATACCACTTAAAATTTCTCTAAAATGGATCATCCACTCACATCCCAACATATGACGCTTGCAAATAACCCTCCAAAATTTACCTTTGGACTGATCACAAAtgaactctttcttttctttgagacAATATAGTCTCACTGCGCCTTTCATTTCCTGCTTGTTCTGAAATAACATACCTAATTGCATAATACAAGGAAAATTATCAACCCCTAAAAATGGGCCAACAAACAAAATGAATATTCATTGCCACCATACTAACCTGAATTGATAAATTCAGGTTTTTTACGATCCCAAAGTGCAGGTTGAACTGGTCTGTCATCTCTCATGAAGGCAAAATCATCCGGGCTTTCTTCTGTGTTATCCAAATATGGAATCGCATTAGAATAATAGCTAACGTTACCATCACCTCGGGCAGTAACGTCTTCATAAGAATGGTCATCATCATCAGATGAGTGATCATAGTTTGTTTCTGCGTGATCTAATGGGATATTACTATCTGACTCATCTGATTGATCATTAGCTACATCGTTGTTGCTCACAATTTGTGTTAGCTGAGTCAATAtagggttttcttcaaaatcGTTACACCTACAAACATAGCAAAATTCAAGGCGTTCAAATCTCAAAAACAATTAGTTAGAAGTCTCCTAGTTTAAGTGAACAAAACATCGTTATATTTACCTTTCCGTAAATGACTCCACTTGAGCAGGGCTTTTCCTAACTATACTGCCGCCACCTAATTCACTTGTACACCGGAGCACTACTCGGGCCGAATATCACAGGCTACGCACCAACCAAAGTTATGTGACTGGCTACCAACTCCTACCATTGTTTCTTGTTGAAGTGTACCTCTTTCAAACCCAATAAgaacaaatttcttcaaaagtcCTACTTAACAAATCAGACCTTTTATATAACAATGCTTCTAACAATAATGTCTAAAgttcaaataaaaataacacaaataaaaaattaaagaaaacatacaATCAAGATATATAAGATAAACAGATATCCTATATCTACCATAAATACGAAATATTATATGAGTtagaaaaaataccttaatttagaTAGCAACAAAAggtttttgatgaagaaattgcTCCAAGCATTAGACCGTAATGcaaggtttaaaaaaaaatgaaggagaaggataagatttttggagaaaacttCTGTAAGTTGGAAAGCAATGGTGGAGGAGGCGGAGGAGGAAGATGGAAAATTAGGGCTGAATGAAGTTTTGGGGTTTCTGTCTAATGTCGTGGACAGCCCAACgattcacaaaatatatattttgtaaaacgttggcCGGTCCACGTTttacttgtctttttttttttctctgtctGACacggtgaatttttttttttggggtataaCGTTGCCccctccacgttataccccttttgaTATATTGTGGAAAGGACAACcccatttaatttattttgagcATTTTAGTGTCATTTAGGCTGCGAACTCCCTTTCAAGTCAAACAAATTTCAATATCGAATTTTCATGAGCATTTTAGTGTCATTTACCTTTTCAAACAAATTTGAATATCTACCTTTTCATGACTTCTAAGTCAGTAAAGTAAAGCCACTGAGGGtaacttttaaaatttccaCCACTTCATTAAGAAAATTCCCCTACTGGAACTGTTTTTGGCTATTAGATTTTCTTAGATTAAAGTTTATGCCTCTctaatcaagaaaacaaaatatccattttaattaattgtacCGTTTCGGCTGATTATAAGCAGTTTCAATCATGTAAAGAAGTAGACCCGTTGAACTAATTAATTAGTAGCCTTTTttgttgataatgataagttAACATTTATATTACAACGATCATAAAATCCCTGTATGGATTATAGAATAGTATATGGTGCTTTTGTTGACGTAGGTAATAAATTAAATAGCGGCCTATACCATAGTGCTAGATCGCAAGTCATTAGgattattaattaaataattagtaTATGGTGCTTTTAATGCCGTAGGTAGaattaaagtaaaataaaatagcGGCACTATATCCTAGTGCTCGCAACACGAATACTAAAATATTTTACCCATTAACTGAAACAACAACTTCAGGTTAACGTTAACTAAACAACATAGATACTTTTTCTTATCTCTTCTTCCAGTATTTTACAAAATTGTGCTTATAAAAATTGTGCGTAACACATTATTCATTCTGCTAATACCAATgcggaggaaaagaaaaaaaaatagagaatagAGTATTTAATGACTAATATATAAAGGGGATTTTAAGTTGATGAAATTCATTAAGATGGACTTTTTCAATCGATTTATAATGAGATCTTAAGATGATTAGCCAGCCGCTTAAAAGAAAATACACCCTCTTAGCCATATTAATTTTTAGTCATCAACGATGTATGTTTAGTGTATAATAAGCATACACACtgattatacacaaattatacattcATTATATACTGCATACTGGCTAATGTTTTTTATTGTGGGATTTGTTGGAGTACTTTGCATTATAAAAATCCCATTTATAATTGTATAGTACAATGTTGTGATTCTTGGTACGTTTGCAAGCACCATCGAGGAAATTATGCATGAAATCATGCTAAATCTACAAATTATGTCCATTTTCCCAACCTAAAGTTTATTCTCACACTCAGCAATCAGTAATCATGGATGGTTTATTTATTACTTCTGGCATAATCTCACACTCATAAAAGTTAGAATTTCAAATAATAATCAGGATTTCTCAACGAGAAGATGGGTTTAGTTTGTCAATAATTGAATAAAAATTCTTGAAGATGACGAAATCTATGTACTGTatgttaatttttatttaaaagtaCTTTCGTCATTCCTGTATAACGAATGAGGTTATTATACAAAACTCTCACACGTCATTAGACTAAAACTTGAGTCGCACTTAACAATTGCAGTAATTGATTAGTTATAATTTAGTTGATAACTTGCTAAGGATAACATATTATTAGTGCAATGTTAAGAAACTGTATTAACCAAAGAAAGCAACAAAAAAAGGGTCACTATTTCTATTTAAGAGACAAGCATGGTTATTTTCTTGGTGATATTTTGCACATCTGCTCATTGATTAATCccactttcattttctttaccAGAAATGTTTGCAAATCTTATTCTCCAAATGATTTATTTCAATTATTAGGAGTGTAATGGAACATTTTAGGAGTCTTTTTCCCATTAATAGATGTTTTCTCGTTTTATCTTTGATcaatttgtattttgtaaacaCAAAATAGGAAATCGCGGAGATACTGGGATTGGGAATATGGTAATATTCTAGTGTCatttaatttttccctttttggatAAAGTATTGTGATATACTTTTTGATAAGTTTGTATAGTATTTTTGTCATATATTAGAAACAAACCAAACCATGTATATCTTTTACCATTTAAAGATGATGATTACTCAAAAAAGTATAGGTAACTGAGAAAACTTCTTGTCTAACAATTGCAGCCGAACTATTCCaattaaaggaaagaaaattcaatatacactaacaaataaaatatgatGTATATATTATCAGTGTAATTTCGCTTATTGTAGCAGattatttatcttatttttaaattattagttCCAAAAATTATGTGTGATTCACTATAATTATTTTTACGTTGACACAATTATATAGATAAGAAGTTAAATTCTAAGAAAGAAATTGCAgcctcaaaattttattttttataacctGATAGtataaaaagaatagttaaattCTCAGAAAGAAACCACAGTGCCAATGCTTTAAAAGTTATTTCCATTAAGATGGAATAGACTCCTCTAGGTTACTTCAATTAGAAGTTGTCAAGGTCAACCATATTAACCAATTACCCAAGATACACATATTAGGAAAATCTAGTAGTATAGTTTTAGTTTCCATTAAGATGGAAGACCCTTTGTAATTATAAGTGAGGAACTGtctacaaatatatatatatacacccaaATGGTGTTTGATTGATTGAAGAGAATGATTTAGCTTATATGCACTAACAAATAAAATACAATTTGTATATTATTAGTGTAAACTAACTTCTTGGCTTGTAATAAATTATTTGTCTTGTTGTATATTTATGGAGTATTCcttgtaaaaaaaattagtgatCCAATTGTATAAAAGACTTACTTATTAGTAAATAAAAGTTGAACTCTAAGAAAGAAATAACAGTCCCAATGATTCAAGAGAAATTTCCATTAAGATGGACGATTCTTTAAGTAACTTAATTAAGAACATGTCAAGGTCAACCATTAAACCAATTACACAAGATACACATATTATGAAAATCTAGCTAGTTTAGTTTCCACTAAGATGGAAAACTCTTTGTGTAATTGTATTAAAATGTGTTGATTTTAGTTCCTTTATtcaagcccccccccccccccccccccacaaaaaaCTTTAAATTGGATGACATATATAACGTTACTGTTATAAGTATTTCTTAAATAATTCAAGTTTTATAACGCTGTGAAATAATATTTACACTCGatgttcaaaaaagaaaaattacacTCACTGTAATTTTTATCTACGATTAACTTATAAGTTACTCGATTACGTAACTTTGCATAAAACTAAAACCGATGACTGCAAAACTAAAGTACATTGGTAAATGGTTATTACTTCAAGTGGTCAAAAATGCATTATTGGTGATTACTATGTGAAATAAAAAAACAGTGTTACCCTTCTTTTCGTGTAACCCAACAGTGTGCCACAAGTTTCCCTTATCTTTTTGTAGTCATAAATTGCTCCAGAATTTATGAATCAAAAAATGCaacttattcatttttttggcaAATAACTGGAAATTTTATTGCAACTTACTCATTCATTTGCTTTAGAGAGGGGGGATGAGTAATATTCATGTGAGTTTCCACAATACGTttactaattttaatttttggtcaCTATTCAAAGTAATCTGTTGTATTAGCTTCTCCATCAAGTAATTAACCATGTTCTCCTCTCAGCTCCAcgaagaaagaaacaaagaaacaggaaaaattttaagttttgaaaattATCCTTTGCCGTAAGAGTACCaatttaatactccctccgtaaGAAAGACGTTtaaaaacaacaacaccacatagCTGGTGTATTTCCACAAATGGAGTATGGAGATGGTAGCATGTACGCAAATTTTACCTCTAATTTTGTGGGGGTAGGGAGGCATGGACGATTTTTTAGACTAACATTGGGGCACGTGAATTCATGATCTCTTCGTAAAATTaggtattttatttatatatttttaaaattggtaTAAAATTACCTGCGACACTCATGCTACAAGAAGACTGaatggtgcacttggttgaatgttgagttatATGAATAGAGGATTAGGGATTTATTTCCACTTaacacatttttttccttcttttttgtaGTGGTGCACTCATATTCTAAAAGTTCTAGATTCTCCTTTGTTAAGGCAAGTTGTTTTCGATAGAATTTTGGCTCGAGAGAAAAAAAGGATTTGAAGCATGACAAATATggtaatattattttttaaaaacattaaaTATTTTGGCAAAAAATAATTTGCTAAGACAACTACTAATAATTTAAACCTGAGAAATTAGCTAAAAGGTCATTAttcgaattttcaaaaaataaatatttgctACATAATTAGATTTAAATCCTCTCACCTCTCTTa
Coding sequences within it:
- the LOC132057913 gene encoding uncharacterized protein LOC132057913, which codes for MQQYNAAERVFEILTFAHEGKGGNIHKVSAERKKCSCGKWRNYHMPCSHAIKFCDIRGIQPKTYVSKYYSCRYYKQTYSENFLPLGDEIYWPPSPFSLIANTEYERTSGAQSTTRRRNKMDIAPTRMARKCSTCKQTGHNKNRPYLNQ